ACCTGCCCGGCGTGCGCTATCACATTGTCCGCGGCACCCTGGACGCCGCGGGGGTGGAGAAGCGCCGCGTGAGCCGTTCCAAGTACGGGGTGAAACGGCCCAAGGCCGCCCCGGCGAAAGCTTAAGGATTTGTTGTTATGTCTCGACGTCGTCAAGCAGTCCGCCGGCCCATGGCCGAAGACCCGAAGTACCACAGCGTGCTGGTCACCCGGCTGATCAACACGGTGATGAAGTGGGGCAAGAAGAGCACGGCCCAGCGGATTGTTTATGGGGCCTTTGACCAGATTGTGGCCAAGAATCCCCAGATCAATCCCCTGGAGGTGCTGCAGCGCGCGGTGGACAACGCGAAACCGCGCATTGAGACCAAGGCCCGCCGTGTGGGCGGCGCCACGTACCAGGTGCCCCTGGAAGTGCCGCCCGACCGGCAGATTTCCCTGGCCATGCGCTGGATGGTGGATTTTGCCGACGCCCGCAAGGGCATCGCCATGCGCGAGGCGCTGGCGGCGGAAATCATGGACGCCTACCAGGGACAGGGCAACGCCATACGCAAACGCGACGAGGTCCATCGGATGGCTCAGGCCAACAAAGCCTTTGCCCATTTCCGCTGGTAGTGGTGGTCCTTGGACGCCCCGTCGGCTGCGCTGTGAACCGGGGCGTTTTTATTGTCTGATACGGAAAATTTTGCATGGAAACTGCGACGGAAAAGAAAGTGCTCGATGCGCCGAACCGGCCTTATCCGCTGGCCCGGACTCGCAATATTGGGATTGCCGCGCACATTGATGCCGGCAAGACCACGACCACCGAGCGCATTCTTTATTACACCGGCCTCATCCACCGCATGGGCGATGTGGATGATGGCAACACGGTGACCGACTGGATGGAGCAGGAGCGCGAGCGGGGCATCACCATCACCTCGGCCGCCACCACCTGCTACTGGAAGCCCAAGGAGGACGGCTGCGCCAAGCTTTTTGCCGGCGAGGCCTTCCGCATCAACATCATTGACACGCCCGGCCACGTGGACTTCACCGCCGAGGTGGAGCGCTCCATGCGCGTGCTGGACGGCGCGGTGGCGGTCTTCTGCGGCGTGGCCGGGGTGCAGCCCCAGTCCGAGACGGTCTGGCGCCAGGCCAGCAAATACCGCGTGCCCCGCATCGCGTTCATCAACAAGATGGACCGCACGGGCGCCAATTTTGAGAACGCGCTGAGTGACCTGCGCCGCAAGCTGGGGGCCTATGCCTACCCGGTGATGCTGCCCATCGGCAAGGAAGACCATTTCCAGGGGGTGATTGATGTCGTCAATCAGAAGGCCATCGTTTACGACCCGGAGGATGAGCTGGGCGTCAAGTTTTCCATCACCGACATCCCGGCCGATTTACGCGAGCGGGCCGCCGCCGCCCTGGCCGAGCTGATTGATGCCGTCTCCAACAAGGATGAGACTGTTGCTGAGCTGGTCATTGAGGAAAAGCCGGTGGACGCACTCACGCTGAAGGCGGCCATTCGTCGGCTGACGTGCAGTCTGGAGCTGGTGCCGGTGCTGTGTGGGAGCGCCTTCCGCAAGCGCGGCGTGCAGCCGCTCATTGACGCCATTGTGGATTACCTGCCCAGCCCGCTGGACGTGCCGCCGGCGCAGGGCGAAGACCCGGATGACCACTCGCCGGTGATGGTGCACGCCAATGACCAGGGCAAGTTCTGCGCGCTGGCCTTCAAGCTGTGGACGGACGCCTACGCCGGCAAGCTGGTGTTCTTCCGCGTGTATAGCGGCACCTTGAAGAAGGGTGACATCATTTTCAATCCGCGCACCCGCAAGCGCGAGCGGGTCAACCGCCTGATGATGATTCAGGCCGACAAACGGCTGGATGTGGAGCAGGTGTTCTCCGGGGACATTGCCGCCCTGGTGGGGCTGCGCAACATCACCACCGGCGACACCTTGTGTGACGAGGATTTCAGCGTGCTGCTGGAGCCGCCCACCTTCCCCGAGCCGGTCATCAGCATGGCCATTGAGCCCAAGACCAAGGGCGACCGGGACAAGCTCACCGAGGGTTTGCAGCGCCTGGCCGAGGAAGACCCCACCTTCCGCGTGTTCACCAACCAGGAGACCGGCCAGCTCATCATTGCCGGCATGGGCGAGCTGCACCTGGAAATCATCCG
This is a stretch of genomic DNA from Fontisphaera persica. It encodes these proteins:
- the fusA gene encoding elongation factor G — encoded protein: METATEKKVLDAPNRPYPLARTRNIGIAAHIDAGKTTTTERILYYTGLIHRMGDVDDGNTVTDWMEQERERGITITSAATTCYWKPKEDGCAKLFAGEAFRINIIDTPGHVDFTAEVERSMRVLDGAVAVFCGVAGVQPQSETVWRQASKYRVPRIAFINKMDRTGANFENALSDLRRKLGAYAYPVMLPIGKEDHFQGVIDVVNQKAIVYDPEDELGVKFSITDIPADLRERAAAALAELIDAVSNKDETVAELVIEEKPVDALTLKAAIRRLTCSLELVPVLCGSAFRKRGVQPLIDAIVDYLPSPLDVPPAQGEDPDDHSPVMVHANDQGKFCALAFKLWTDAYAGKLVFFRVYSGTLKKGDIIFNPRTRKRERVNRLMMIQADKRLDVEQVFSGDIAALVGLRNITTGDTLCDEDFSVLLEPPTFPEPVISMAIEPKTKGDRDKLTEGLQRLAEEDPTFRVFTNQETGQLIIAGMGELHLEIIRDRLYREFNVQANAGAPQIAYRETITAKAEGEGKFIRQSGGRGQYGHAIIHIEPNERGKGVQIESKIVGGAIPKEYIPAVINGIEEAVRTGVYAGYQIIDIKVDIVDGTFHEVDSSELAFKMAGIFALKEAFRKANPILLEPVMKVEVTTPDEYQGDILGDINRRRGHVEHIEVRNGATVLTARVPLAEMFGYATAIRSLSKGRASYAMEPLTFEPVPASISAQLLDQAKNRPAARS
- the rpsG gene encoding 30S ribosomal protein S7, whose translation is MSRRRQAVRRPMAEDPKYHSVLVTRLINTVMKWGKKSTAQRIVYGAFDQIVAKNPQINPLEVLQRAVDNAKPRIETKARRVGGATYQVPLEVPPDRQISLAMRWMVDFADARKGIAMREALAAEIMDAYQGQGNAIRKRDEVHRMAQANKAFAHFRW